The proteins below come from a single Mangifera indica cultivar Alphonso unplaced genomic scaffold, CATAS_Mindica_2.1 Un_0092, whole genome shotgun sequence genomic window:
- the LOC123207679 gene encoding SH2 domain-containing protein B-like: protein MGEIVIKSEDYSLLKDLTVKFEAQEEGFTFCFWVYLLKTCTFPAPLISQVDISGSAPFLVLNEKKILKLFPLTSLDHEALDPENSTLLTEVPHASMETEFPSEKWVHVGCKVSVDSVLLHIDGGIVAEQPLSSFFCEDSMSNSLKRITLVGSDVQGFVHHAKVLPLNFSVSEHHAKDPPLQLSIDNSSASEIEEDSDGVWSIVGGKASCRRIFSVDVQLLNAFGEPVNKELEVIASLLYADNGGPVEKTSDGEAPLLTSYDGIEYASCDRPSKMLHGFASFKLKISQLSSKCDNRLFRIRFEVPKVAGYPFLEALSHPIRCISRNRTIRTFTMINKKTSATIHLLDGSQSCGFDDGSAEFQHNTVREAKPSPSSKRVRLEQENISVMEQPEGECNSHPWTANKAENALAKSSNGRHENFVEADNSPSDSESTGARNSSFKSMLSSGDSVSDLTIFKYCLGNLAEKSRVLKEIVTSSSDAEVLEFAHQVSIYSGCSHHRYQIIIAKKLIEEGRNAWNSISQNNHHVHWGSAIFEIEEQFMKISCCSTRSLTQQDFELLRRIAGCGDYMAQENFEKLWCWLYPVAFTLSRDWINTTWKSTSPKWIEGFITKEEAEYSLQGPRGLQDPGTFILRFPTSRSWPHPDAGSLIVTYVGTDYSIHHRQVSVDYIYREKDVKPLQELLLAEPELSRWGRIRRTHYT, encoded by the exons ATGGGTGAAATTGTGATAAAAAGTGAAGATTATAGTTTGCTTAAGGATCTCACAGTGAAATTTGAAGCACAAGAAGAGGGTTTCACTTTTTGTTTCTGGGTTTATCTCCTCAAGACTTGCACATTTCCTGCTCCACTCATTAGTCAG GTGGATATTTCTGGCAGTGCTCCCTTTCTAGTGCTAAACGAGAAGAAAATATTGAAGCTTTTTCCTTTGACTTCATTAGACCATGAAGCACTTGATCCTGAAAATTCTACTCTGTTGACAGAAGTTCCCCATGCATCTATGGAGACTGAATTTCCTTCTGAAAAATGGGTTCATGTTGGATGCAAG GTCTCTGTTGATTCTGTTCTACTTCATATTGATGGGGGAATTGTGGCCGAGCAGCCTCTATCTTCATTTTTCTGTGAAGATTCAATGTCAAATTCTTTGAAGAGGATAACGTTGGTTGGTAGTGATGTGCAAGGTTTTGTCCACCATGCAAAAGTCTTGCCTCTAAACTTTTCTGTCAGTGAACACCATGCTAAG GACCCACCTTTGCAATTATCTATTGATAATTCATCTGCCTCTGAGATTGAAGAAGATAGCGATGGTGTTTGGAGCATTGTCGGTGGCAAG GCATCTTGCCGCAGGATCTTTTCTGTGGATGTTCAATTATTAAATGCATTTGGAGAGCCTGTAAACAAGGAACTTGAG GTTATCGCTTCACTTTTGTATGCTGACAATGGTGGCCCTGTAGAGAAGACAAGTGATGGAGAAGCTCCCCTTTTGACAAGTTATGATGGAATTGAATATGCGTCTTGTGATAGACCTAGTAAAATGTTGCATGGGTTTGCTTCCTTTAAGCTGAAGATATCTCAG CTTTCATCCAAGTGCGACAACAGGTTGTTCCGTATTAGGTTTGAAGTACCAAAAGTTGCTGGGTATCCTTTCCTGGAGGCTCTCTCCCATCCAATTCGTTGTATCTCAAGAAATCGTACTATACGCACATTCACtatgataaacaaaaaaacctcAGCTACTATCCATCTACTTGATGGATCTCAATCATGCGGATTTGATGATGGATCTGCAGAATTTCAACACAATACTGTACGTGAAGCAAAACCTAGTCCATCTTCAAAGCGGGTGAGGTTggaacaagaaaatatatccgTCATGGAGCAACCTGAAGGGGAATGCAACTCTCATCCCTGGACCGCTAATAAG GCTGAGAATGCACTTGCAAAGAGTTCGAATGGGAGACATGAAAACTTTGTGGAAGCAGACAACTCCCCATCTGATTCAGAGAGCACTGGAGCAAGAAACTCATCTTTCAAGAGTATGCTAAGTAGTGGAGATTCAGTTTCGGACTTAACAATCTTTAAGTACTGCCTGGGAAACTTGGCTGAGAAATCTCGTGTGCTCAAGGAGATTGTAACCTCTTCTTCTGATGCTGAGGTGTTGGAGTTTGCACATCAAGTATCCATTTACTCCGGATGTTCTCACCACAG GTATCAAATAATCATTGCAAAGAAATTGATTGAAGAAGGAAGAAATGCTTGGAATTCAATCTCTCAAAACAACCATCATGTTCATTGGGGTAGTGCAATTTTCGAAATTGAGGAGCAATTCATGAAGATTTCATGCTGCAGTACTAGATCTCTCACACAACAg GACTTTGAGCTTCTGAGGAGAATTGCTGGATGTGGAGATTATATGGCCCAGGAAAACTTTGAGAAGCTGTGGTGTTGGTTATACCCTGTTGCTTTTACATTATCTCGAGATTGGATAAATACCACATGGAAGTCCACATCCCCCAAGTGGATAGAAGGCTTTATTACAAAGGAAGAAGCTGAGTATTCACTTCAGGGCCCGAGGGGCCTTCAGGACCCTGGAACATTTATCCTCCGGTTTCCCACTTCAAGAAGCTGGCCCCATCCTGATGCAGGAAGCTTAATTGTGACATATGTTGGCACTGATTACAGCATCCATCACAGGCAGGTTTCTGTTGATTATATTTACAG
- the LOC123207677 gene encoding mitogen-activated protein kinase 19-like produces MQQDKPKKELKVKDFFTEYGDANRYKILEVIGKGSYGVVCAAIDTHSGEKVAIKKIHDVFEHISDAIRILREVKLLRLLRHPDIVEIKRIMLPPSKREFKDIYVVFELMESDLHQVIKANDDLTCEHHQFFLYQMLRALKYMHTASVYHRDLKPKNILANANCKLKVCDFGLARVAFSDTPTTVFWTDYVATRWYRAPELCGSFFSKYTPAIDIWGIGCIFAEILTGKPLFPGKSVVHQLDLITDLLGTPSPETIAGVRNDKARKYLTEMRKKPPVPFAQKFPKVDPSALRLLQRLIAFDPKDRPTAGEALADPYFKGLSKIEREPSCQPIAKLEFEFERRRVTKEDIRELLYREILEYHPQLLKDYLNGTEGTNFFYPSAIDQFRKQFAYLEENSGRSGPVIPPERKHVSLPRSTVHSSTIPPNIQQNAASTENHQMTNEASRNFRVTDAMSGMQSKVLRPPPRIPTAKPGRVVGSVVPYENGRSVKDTYNARTAYRNAALPPQAVSPNCFFWTNNVNQDKYGAEAARGSSHVKPEPQQYIMAAKPVPGMPVDVNTNPYHQPQAKVDQLTEPITIDAKLLQAQSQFGAVGAAAVAVAARRNVGTLQYGLS; encoded by the exons ATGCAGCAAGATAAGCCCAAGAAG GAATTGAAAGTCAAGGATTTTTTCACTGAGTACGGTGATGCCAACAGATACAAAATTCTGGAAGTTATTGGGAAGGGAAGCTATGGAGTTGTTTGTGCAGCAATTGACACACATTCTGGAGAGAAAGTGGCAATCAAGAAGATACATGATGTTTTTGAGCATATATCTGATGCCATTCGGATCCTGCGTGAAGTCAAGTTACTCAGGCTCTTAAGGCATCCTGATATTGTCGAAATAAAGCGCATCATGTTGCCACCGTCAAAGAGGGAGTTTAAAGACATATATGTGGTTTTTGAGCTCATGGAATCTGATCTTCATCAAGTCATCAAAGCTAATGATGACTTGACCTGTGAACACCATCAGTTTTTTCTTTACCAGATGCTACGTGCACTTAAATATATGCATACAG CTAGTGTGTACCATCGGGATcttaaaccaaaaaatattttggcaAATGCCAATTGCAAACTCAAAGTTTGTGATTTTGGACTTGCAAGAGTTGCATTTAGTGACACTCCAACTACAGTTTTTTGGACG GATTATGTCGCTACAAGATGGTATAGGGCTCCAGAGCTGTGTGGATCATTCTTTTCAAAG TATACACCAGCAATTGATATTTGGGGTATTGGCTGCATATTTGCTGAGATATTGACTGGGAAGCCATTGTTTCCTGGTAAAAGTGTTGTCCATCAATTAGATTTGATCACTGATCTTCTTGGAACACCATCACCCGAAACCATTGCCGGA GTTCGAAATGATAAAGCAAGGAAATACTTGACAGAAATGCGGAAGAAACCTCCTGTGCCATTTGCACAGAAATTCCCAAAGGTAGATCCTTCAGCACTTAGGCTATTGCAAAGGTTGATAGCATTTGATCCAAAGGATCGGCCTACTGCTGGAGAG GCACTTGCTGATCCTTACTTTAAAGGTCTGTCCAAAATTGAGAGAGAACCTTCTTGTCAGCCAATCGCAAAGttggaatttgaatttgagaggcGAAGGGTGACAAAGGAGGACATTAGAGAACTATTATACCGGGAGATACTGGAATACCATCCTCAGCTGCTCAAAGATTATCTGAATGGAACTGAAGGCACAAATTTTTTCTATCCCAG TGCCATAGACCAATTCAGAAAGCAATTTGCATAtcttgaggaaaatagtggcAGAAGTGGCCCAGTGATTCCTCCAGAACGAAAGCATGTCTCACTTCCACG GTCAACGGTTCACTCAAGTACAATCCCTCCTAACATACAGCAGAATGCAGCCTCTACTGAGAACCACCAAATGACTAATGAAGCTTCTAGGAATTTTAGAGTAACAGATGCGATGTCCGGAATGCAGTCCAAGGTTTTACGGCCACCACCTAGAATTCCAACAG CAAAACCAGGAAGAGTTGTTGGATCGGTTGTACCATATGAGAATGGCAGGAGTGTTAAAGATACCTACAATGCAAGGACAGCTTACAGAAATGCAGCCCTTCCTCCACAAGCTGTTTCACCTAACTGTTTCTTCTGGACCAACAACGTGAATCAAGATAAGTATGGAGCTGAGGCTGCTAGGGGTTCTTCCCATGTTAAGCCAGAACCCCAACAGTACATCATGGCTGCTAAGCCAGTTCCTGGCATGCCAGTTGACGTTAACACAAATCCATATCACCAACCACAAGCCAAAGTAGATCAATTGACTGAACCAATTACCATTGATGCAAAGTTGCTACAGGCTCAGTCCCAGTTTGGTGCAGTTGGTGCTGCTGCTGTTGCCGTAGCTGCACGTAGGAATGTGGGAACGCTGCAGTATGGATTGTCTTAG